From a single Mobula birostris isolate sMobBir1 chromosome 13, sMobBir1.hap1, whole genome shotgun sequence genomic region:
- the LOC140208206 gene encoding protein NYNRIN-like, with the protein MCMQCQTAKVQRHTKAPPQRFEPTRWRFHHIHVDIVGPLPVSRGARYLLIMIDWFTRWPEAVPLTDTTSESCARALIATWVARFGVPAHITSDRGAQFTSSLWSAMASLLGSQLHHTNTFHHHLKSALMAVLEGPNWVDELPWVLLGIRTAPKEDLHTSSAKLVYGAPLVVPGEFIPAPRGQEEEPTAVLV; encoded by the coding sequence atgtgcatgcagtgccaaacggccaaggtgcagcggcacaccaaggctccgccgcagcggttcgaacccacccgctggAGGTTccaccacattcatgtggatatcgtggggcccctgccagtatcacgaggagcgcggtacctcctaattATGATAGACTGGTTcacgagatggccagaggcagtcccgctcaccgacaccacctccgaatcctgcgcccgagcactgatcgcaacctgggtagcccgcttcggggtacctgcccacattacctccgacaggggagcccagttcacctccagcctgtggtcggctatggccagccttttaggatcgcagctacaccacacaaataccttccaccatcacctgaagtcggctctcatggccgtcttggaggggcctaactgggtggacgaacttccctgggtcctgctcggaatccgcacggcgcccaaggaggatctgcacacctcgtcggccaagttggtgtacggcgcacccctggtcgtcccaggagagttcataccagccccaagggggcaagaggaagaacccacagcagtcctggtctGA